The genome window TCAATGCGTGGAAACTGTCGTGTGGCAAATGATGGTGATGACTGCTGGGATATCCGTATGATGATGACTCGTCCGCGTAGTCTGATGTGTCGGTGACGCTTCTGAAATTGCgggggaaaattgaatttttcaacaaaaaaaaaatttttttttgggtctgctaaatataccgtgtagtttgtagtctggcagaccaactaaaattttttttttccattggGTTTTTAACttgttttcaactttcttgaaacatgaaaaaatcatcgaaaaaagCTAAACTTCCCAATTTTGGTCtgctaacatttttttttgtagtttgtagcctagcagaccaattttccatttttctaatttgggtctgctaaatcgaaatttgtagtttgtagtctggcagaccaaCCTCGGCCGCATCGGCGTATTGATCCTTCCACTCCTGGGATCAAACGAAGATCTGTGATACGAGTGATAGCCGATCGAGTCGTTGAATCCCGACGAGTTCATCGATGACGTCAGCACTTCCGAATTCATTCCTGCAAAAACTGACAGACGGGGTTATTAGTCTACTgaatggaaattttagaatttttaatcaaaaaaactattaaaatcgaaaaaaaactccacgaccaatcagcgattggctccgcccacttttcgaCCAATCAGAGGGAGTGGGCGGAGCTCAGCTCTCAAATTgggggaaaattcaaattttccgaattttttggacGTTTTCAGCACAAACCTTCACTTCGGAATCTCTGAACTGAGGAAGGCATCGGACGGACGGTGTGAGACCCgtttcgaattgaaaaattcgaggcGAGCGATGTATTCGAATTACGGTCACGAGCCGATGGGATAGGCATCAGTGGAGGCGATGAGTACTTCAGGcctgcagaaaaaattttgggtttttgattttttaggaaaaaaaaactggtaattatcaactttttctcgagaaaaaacgatgaaaagccgggattttaacgaaaattcgaaattttggtctgctaattatgttttgtagtttatagtctagcagacccatttttcaatttgggtctgctaaatcgaaatttgtagtttgtagtatagCAGACCCATTCTTCAATTTGTGTCTGCTAAATATAATCGTGTAGtgtgtagtctagcagacccattttcaatttgggtctgctaaatcgaaatttgtagtttgtagtctagcagacccatttttcaatttcgaaacttgtagtttgtagtctgccGTACCGAAAACCGATGACGTATTACTCGTATTTGACATTCTCCGAGAGCTGATCGGTACGGATTGCTGTCGCTGGTACCGGAAACTATTTTCCATATTCTGTTTCTCCATTGACGTGTTGGCGAACTCTTCTATCAGTGATTGGatgagctggaaattttttttttcaattttgaaaatgttggattttttaggtgttctcagcaaaaaaaaaatacaaaaaaatttcattaaaaatgctctaaaactcggaaaaaacattaatttttcggtctgctaaatattttttgtagtttgtagcctagcagacccaagttcaaaaatatccattttcagtgtttttttgaatttaaattttgatttttcaattaaattactACTTGAGAATAAGCATATTTTacactaaaaacaaaaaaaaatcaatttattaaaaatgctctaaaactcgaaaaaaagattttaatgTTTCGGTCTGCTAAAtacttttgtagtttgtagcctagcaGACCAAcgttgaaaatattgatttttgacgatttttatgcaaaaatttctcatttttcactatttttacaccaaaatttctcatttttcatgaattttacaccaaaatttctcaattttttacctGAAATATCTCATCAGCTTTTTTGCTCTGAAACGTGAACATTCCCTCTCCAGACTCGCACCGTCTTCCAGATTCGAAGAAGAAAATTCCGGCAGAAGTGTATCCGTATCGGCGGATCAGTGGCAGCGGCCATACTAGGCATTCCTTTTTCGAGATCTCCAGCGTGATTGTGGTTCGGGTCACGCGAAGCCaggctgcaaaaaaattgaatttttggttaaaaaaaccattttttgaactcCCTCCAAAAGTAGAGCTCcacgaccaatcagcgacttgctccgcccacttttcaaccaataaGATAAACTGGGCGGAGTTTGACGATGCTGATTGGTCCGGCAGCATCCATTTTGGaggaaacttgaatttttcgacttttcgaCTATTCTAGGCCAATTCCTTCGCAAAAAAAGCCCACACACCATGAACGAGCTCATTTTTCTTGCGATTTCCATGAATATAGACACGAAACGAGTGGGAAGCTCCCGATCCGGCAGGTCCAGCGCCAGTGTAGAGACTCTCGTCGTCGCCACGTCGATTGCCCAGAATCGACTTAGCAACCGAAATAATTGCCcgcattttctggaaaaaaaaatgggtgaaactcttttaaaaatgaagaaaaatcaattaaaaatagagaaaaatacgaaaaaattagagaatttgggtctgctagactacaaactacaaacttcgatttagcagatcaaattgaaaaattgtctgctagactacaaactacagaaaaatAGTTAGCAGACCCaccgaatttccaaaaattttggtctgctaaactacaaactacaaaaaatagttAGCAGACCCaccgattttctaaaaatgtgggtctgctagactacaaactacaaaaacctAATTAGCAGACTtaatgaatttctaaaaaaatttggtctgctaggctacaaactacaaaaaaatgattagCAGACCAAacgaatttctaaaatttttggtctgctagactacaaactacaacagcataattagcagaccgttttttttcttcgattaacgtcatttttttacgaaaaaagtgatttttggCTTGCTTCGGATTGGATTTACTATATTTTGtgcaataatattttttttttggtagcaaatatatagttttggaaggctacaaactacaaaattcgaTTTAGCAGATCCAAATAGAAGAATTCAAATCAATAGAAATAGCCGcggtaatttaaaaatttcgagaagAAAAATACACAGAACACCTGTCAGACGGACTACAAAAGAAAAAGCAGAcccaaatcgatattttctcgaatttcttgGGTGCCAGTGTGTGTGTTGCTGAACAAGCAGTGGAGTCATAAGGATGGGAAAAAGAAGCAGTTGTTCATTTCAATGTCTCCTCACTTTTCATTCTCCCGTGCTTTCGCTTTCTCATTGTCATTATCAACACTGAGAGAGGAGAGGATTGTGTAATGATTTGTTGGCAAAGTGCCAGTTAACAAATACTTTATCCATCCATTCACTTCAATACTTTACATTTTCGATTTCGAAAAACCAGACGCGAAACGCCGTTTTAATTGTcgaaaagtgagaatttaTGAGTCATTTCCGCTGAACAGAAGgaaattggcagaaaattgaagtttttttgctgaaaaaatggtaaaaaaccGTTAAAATTGATTATTGTAAACTATTTTCCGTTTGGTCTGCTAgtctacaaactacaaaattcgatttagcagaccaatggTGTAGCaagtgtgaaaaataaaaaaataacggaaaaacggaattttgaatcgattttttgaattctgatcgagaattttgaaaatacagcactttcagtcaaaattttagaaaaaaatccagagaaaaaacagagaaacaCACGAAATCCGGCCAGCTTGGGTCtgctaggctacaaactacaaaacgaAATTAGCAGACCATCATCGAGAAAGTTAGCAAGTGAACATAGTGATTTTTCgctagaaaattctaaaaaaaaagcgcATCGCACTAAAATAGagcaaaaaattagcttttatgacaattttgaactgaaaaatcgatttttaaagctaaaaaacgaagaaaaataggaaaatagaTTCCTCGAAacaattttaagctgaaaaatcaataaatggaataaaattttcaatgtttctcttttttttcaatcagttaaacgaaaaaatcggcGGCAGAAGTTCAAGAAATCATATTTTcgtcaacttttttaaatctcttttccaaattgtcaatttattgGTGCCGACGCTTTGTCATTCTCTCACAACAACTGCCGCCAGTGTCTCGACTGAAAAATACACTTCTTCATGCtctttttctatcatttttatTAGGGTTTTAAcgattttgaactgaaaacgGGGAAACAAAcgttaaaaatctgaaaattggtgcggaaaatgaacaattgttgcataaataatgagaaaaacagtagaaaattgcgaaaaatgaagaaaaatgcgccgaaaattaaaaaaagaccgcagaaaaataaataaataaaaataaaatttaaattaagaaaactGGCGGCGAACAAGATTTACGATAAACAACGCGCGCGCCCGTTATTTCGGAGCATcgtaaatatgtttttttggatttaattGTTAACTAATTGTTGAACTTTTGTGGATTTCGTATTAAttataattaatatttaaagaaaatacattagaaaaaaacaattatttagaAGTTCACTAAATTTCGGTTAGTGTTGCAGATGTGGTAGCCGACTGGAATCCTGGATACTGGCTGGATCGCtgcattttctggaaatcaaatttttagcaattttaatctttttaaaaactcacaaaaggAGTTTAAGAAGACAATAAAGTGGTGAAGTCTATCGAGCAGGTCGTGGagatactgaaaaataataaaatttttccgaaaaagtaggAGGccgtgaaaaatgaaaactcgtCCACTTTAAAGGtctcgaattttcattgaaaaatttgaattccccgctATTTTTCACCTCTTCTAGGCTTTTGGTGGACCCctagctcaaaattaaaattttttttgggttactgtagcctcgaAAGTACGCGAACACCGCgcatcttacgacaaaatgcacagatttttaaaatgactCGGCCGAGCTCGGAAAAAAGGGTTTATAGGGTGAAAAATCatgctgaattcgaatttcgaattgaaaaatgttaaacatttgaaatttcaagtaatttCGACCTACCATATTTAATTTCATAATACTCATTTGTTGGTGACATTGTAATTTCATAGGATGTAATATTATCCTTGTTATATAGGTTTATCACTCCAAAAAGCATATCACTCGATCTATTGGAGCATTTATACGGGGAGTTTCGCATCtgaaagttgtattttttagtctaacagactacaaactacaaactacaaactacaaactacacactacaaactacaaactatttGTAATaagtcaaacaaaaaattcagaacaacCTTTTTCTAGACAACAAACTATAAGTTAGCAAAACCTTATGAATTCTGTGGGCTAGCTACAAGTGTCATAGCTTGCAgtttagcagacccaactacaaattacaaaatcagataatttgtagtttgtagtttgtagtctatcaGTCCCCCCAACTCACCCTAAAAGCCACTGTTTCATTCATAATTGAGTACCCATCCCGGTCATTCCTAACTTGAATAATATCCCCGACAGCGTATAAATAACATCTATTCAAACTATTCGAGTGAACTAAAATACAATCCGCCACGATAACACATCTTGTGATACAAGATTTCCATGTCAAATTCAAGAAAGTTTTTGAGACATAACTTGTCGAATTAACCGGTGATCCACGTACCGATACAAATACTGATAGGATGGTAATTGGGAAAAGAAACAGGATTAGAAAGGTCTGAGAGCTCATTGACTTTCGTTAGAGagtcttaatttttaataattctagaaaaaaaattattaatccATTAATGTTTCCGCTTGACTGATTTTGATATATTTATGACTTTTTAAAGTCTGAGATTGTTTGATGATTGAGGTTGGAAGAAAGGTTCAATAGTTTAGGCACACCCCATTCAAAATACAAACTACATACCTTCATTACCGATATCtataccaggggtgtgcggcaaatctcaaaatttgccgagctcggcaaattcggcaaattcgccgagctcggcaaacggcaaattcggcaaattcggcaaatttgccgtgcttaacaaactcggaaaattttgataatttttgatgttttttggaacaccaaaactaccgaattcttaacacacatctggtttctgaataagttccgtgtagtatGTCTGCTTAATCATAaactaactcaattttgtgtcgttttactaaatttttggcgaaaaaatcaataattgtagtcaaaattgtactgtaaaatttttgacgtgtgcggcaaattttgaaatttgccgtgctcggcaaatttgccgcacacccctgatctATACATcacttatggggttattcaattaattttgctaaatgtattttgatacaTTATGACCTCAGAACTGtaattaaaatacatgtttaatgtattttaaaacagTTGTTATGTCATAAATGTagtatcaaaatacatttagcaaaattaattttcttacCTCCTGATCATTTCTAACCTGAATAATATCTCCCACTGCATACAAATAACATACATTCAAATTATTGGAATATGATATCACGGCGTGTAAATTGGGACATCTGGCCTAgcgaaaagtgaaaagtgagAATCCTAGGCCATGGCCGCTGCAAAgcgcgcgaaatttgaatttaaatttttaatatcattGAAATTCGATGAATGAGACATTATAATGgataaaactacaaaaatatatacaaaattgtttttaaaatgaataaatcacATATAACAACGATTATTTTCCTAAATAAAAGTGGAAATTCGATTTATTAGGCAATTATTAGGAAAATGCGTCAAAAGtggcacatttttgaacttttttcaaaaactagttccacaaattttctgaaatttcaccagATTACTCAGTAGACTACTTTAATCAAATtgtgtgcaaaaaattcatacccaccgtcacaagttcctattgaatttttctattttagctccgaaaaccactaaaattcgacaaaaatggcacatttttgaacttttttcaaaaactaggcccacaaattttctgaaatttcaccagATTACTCAGTAGACTACTTTAATCAAATTATGTGCATAAAAATCATACCCACCGTCACAAGttcacattgaatttttcaattttagctcggaaattcacaaaaaatcagtgaaattggcaccaattttaaattttttcaaaaactagattcacaaaggttttgaaacttcaccaattgactaaatgaaggtttttgaacaatttaagtACATAAAATGTATACCGACTATCACAAGTTTACACTTAAAATTGCTGTTCATTAATGCAGCTTCAAACTGCCTTGTAAAACCTTGTAAAACGAAGATAAATAAGCTTAGCagccaaattaaaaatgtttattcgttcaaaaattttaaccatAGGAGGCGGTGGTCTAGCCGGCGCAGCTCTCGCGGCCACGTCTCTTTCGCCGGGCCGTGttgtttttcaagcttttttctaggccagaggtaccaatttacacgccgtgaccgattgatttttcatatgaTGATTCACTGATAGCTTGACGGGTGTATAGGctccaggggtgtgcggataaccgattttttcggctaacgaATAAATTGGCtaatgccgattttttgaaaaccggctaacggataattcggctaacggctaatttcaaaattttcggctaacggctaattcggctaaaaTCAATCGGtcaaatcggctaattttcggctaattcggctaattcggatAAAATTCATCTGGTCAAGCTTTTTTCGTTCTTTCTATTAATTCAGGTTttgggttaattttttcattgttattgAGCAAATTCAGTGATGAACGACTGttgaaataggaaaaaatcatacaatttcacaaaattttgttttccaaaaaaatgttttagtggAAATAGCCGAAATAGCCGATCAaaatcggctaacggataactTCGGATTAGCCGAACTGTCAAAAAGTCGGCAGACGGCTAACTCGGCTAATTGGTACAAaattcggctaacggataattcggctaatattagcggagttagccgaattagccgatcggcgaattcggctaaatcggctattatccgcacacccctgatagGCTCTCCACGTACTGCTATCATCACTGATTTTGCAACGGATACTAGGaacgttaaaaattatttgtttgatGCTTCtggactttttgaaatattcgaaatGAAGAGATCTGTCAGCCTTGACGTTTTAATGGCTTTTCAGATCTGCAgcctttttgaaagtttttcggtCTTAAAtgttgttgtagtttgtagtgttcaaaaaactttgtttctTTATTAACACAAACATATTAACACACATACATTTAAGGGTTCAAACTGCACTCGCACCACAACTCGGTGAACTTCTCTGCCCTGAAAGTCATACCTAATGAATTTTATTCATATAACAGCAAAAAACTGACGCCGTAGTTCCCCAGAGCCCGTCACTTTGACATGCGAGAAATTCAGTAATCGATTGATTATTCAGCGTATCGAACGCTTTCGACTCTCCCGAAGTGGTGATATACTGAAAAGTGAACATTCTAGGAGGGATAGCCGACGAGAAAAATACGCTCACGTGTAAAGAGAGCTGGCCACAAGTTGCGGGGTCAGCGACCTCACATTTTGGAGTGCCCCGAATACAGGGAGAGTCGTTAGACACAGGCATTGTTCGAAATGAATACGTTATTCTTTGGTCTTTCTGACTCAGAAATTTGGCTGTCGGGTACGAACTACAGTCTCCAGGGACCTGAAATAATGTActcatttttttgccattttcacATTgactaaaactacaaaaatccgCAGATTTTGAGCTTCATATGTGGGTAAACTGTGTTAAATCACAAATCATTAGAAATGTGTCAACTAGAGTGGCAAGACTACAAAGCACGtttatttgtagtttgtagtctagcaaaCTAGAACTTACCGGAGTTGACTCTGGCAAGTTTGCAAGACACTTTGACTCGGTAATAGTCACGAAACAACAGGAAATCAATACAATAGCCAATAAAACTAAGTTCTTCATGATTTCCTCTTGAAATTTGTCGATTTCGGTGAAGAAATGAATTATGTGTTGGCTTTTAAGCACTGTGTTGTTGGCAAAATTAGCATAATTTgcatgaaaattaataatcaaTGAGAAATTAGCATACCTTCATATGTTAATTTAGTTTGCAAGGTCTTAACAGTgtcggagtactgtaggaatatTATAGTGTAGAAAAGTGTAGAAATTACTGGCTTTGTAGTTTCTACAAATCTACAAATTTTGGTATGGATTTCatacttgaaaaattctaaaaaatttttaacttaaaaaacaagtttctAGAGAACTTAAAAAGCAACTGaatattttctggaaaacaaatgatagaattgaatatttggaaatgtttgatgaacttttgaaaaaataaattcgagaaatttcaggaatttcttggaaaattccaagaattttTGTGAGGGTACGGAATAATAATCCAAtaaattcccagaaaatttgcaaaacttttgaaaagttttggaatcTACTAAAAATAATGAcaactttctggaaatttccaaaaagttcagaaaattttcgaagttCATTcgaaattcttgttttttctaacCAATATAGTTTTAATACGTCCCTGAAACTTCGGGGAAcctagaaaaacttttttgataactaAAAATTCGGCACCATTTCCGGGGTTGTCCTTGggtttataaaataattgtcaactgaaaaattgtttactattgattttttggttttaaaaattacagtattcaACTGGATTGAATATTGACAGATATATCAAATGCCAAAGTCCCCGTCGATGCGCCATGTCCCAAAACGAAATGCCTGGTATTAATTATTATAGCATCAAGTACGGTATGTAAACattatttagaaaagttttgaaaatatcacattgaaaattgaatttctataaattttaatgtcaaaatttgaactcagCACGTCATTTTACCCCTTCCAGCATTTTTCTGCGCAGTTTGAAcaatctgtgcattttgtcgtaaagTGTTTGgcgtttgcgtactttcgaagctaccgtaaccctgaaaatgtcaaatttgaGCTAGGGACTcaggaaaaaatgtgcaagGGGTGAAAACTaacggagaattcgaatttttaatttaaaatttctagaaatcagtttttttgcaagaaaatctacattttttagaatacaCTTTCACGGATGGCTGTGGAAATTGGCTAAATCCAACTCCGACTTGCCAGGTAATTTccagttgaattttgaattttttttcatagaaaaaattaaaaaaaaattttttttttataattatcaACTGACAAATTGGTTACTAgtgattttccttttttttttttaattactgaattttaaatattgacAGATATATTGAGAGTCAGAGTCcctgtcgatgcaccatgtccaaAAACTACCCAAATCTCAAATATCGTTTGTTTTATCGCAAATTCATCAACCgacaaaatataaattacaaaatttttttccgaaattcaaaaatatattcgaaTTAATTCATTCACCAAGGGTAGAAAATTAGAGAAACTGTAGAACCAGTTGTACTTCCTTGAAATTGcatataattaattttcgaatccgggttctgaaaaaaaaaacatgtttctaCATACATTGCTAGCTAACCAAATACAAAATCACAtaattttctgcaaacttACGTAAGTTTGTCCAGTATACAACGAGGAAATG of Caenorhabditis elegans chromosome II contains these proteins:
- the F54D12.9 gene encoding DUF281 domain-containing protein (Confirmed by transcript evidence), translated to MKNLVLLAIVLISCCFVTITESKCLANLPESTPVPGDCSSYPTAKFLSQKDQRITYSFRTMPVSNDSPCIRGTPKCEVADPATCGQLSLHYITTSGESKAFDTLNNQSITEFLACQSDGLWGTTAAEKFTELWCECSLNP
- the F54D12.10 gene encoding PAN-3 domain-containing protein (Partially confirmed by transcript evidence); amino-acid sequence: MSSQTFLILFLFPITILSVFVSVRGSPVNSTSYVSKTFLNLTWKSCITRCVIVADCILVHSNSLNRCYLYAVGDIIQVRNDRDGYSIMNETVAFRMRNSPYKCSNRSSDMLFGVINLYNKDNITSYEITMSPTNEYYEIKYGRSKLLEISNV